Within the Alteromonas sp. M12 genome, the region AAAGTTGTAGTTGTACACCGTTGACCAGTCAATATGAATTAACGGATGTTTTTCCGTGATAAACAAGTTTTGTATGATTTGATAATAGCGAGGAATAACCCGGTGTAGTCGAGGATTTCCCAACAGTCGGTCAATCCGTTTAATACTGTGCTTTTCAATGCCACCAGTGTCACAAGCCGCATTTCTTCCCATCGCTGTTAAGGTTAATTCAGAGCCATTTATGAGGCTTTTAGCAGCGGTAAACAGTGAGGTGGTAATACGCGGATCTAAAACGTTTGAATCTAAGGTAAATAAATCTGATAATAGCTTCATAGTGCTTGAGTTTGGTTATTTTTGTTTTGTGGTGAAATATATAATACCAAATTTCAAGCACTTACTTCTTTTTACTGTGGGGATTCTTCAGGCTTCAGCCCGTGGAGCTATTGTGTTCTTGGGCGCGGCTAAAGTCTGGCCAACAGATCTTATCGACAGGAATTGATTATTAATAGGTAAAAAAAAACCCACAAAATTAAGTTTGTGGGGTGAAACTTTAATTGAGTTTCAAAGAGGTTATTCGTTTGTAATTGATTGCCCGTGTTTAAGACCCGCTTTTTTAGTCGGTCTGAGTTCTTGAATCGGCATACTGGTCCATCTTTCTGGCGGTAGTTCAGGTACCGTTTTGTTATATCGACTCTGTTTATCCAAATTGCTTAGACTCAACCTCAAGCTTTTGGTTACAGGCTGTTCAATCACCTCACAAGGACAAATGAAGACGCCGTATTTACGTGACATAATCCCGAGCTTTAAACTACTCGAGTAATGAATGATTGGCGCACCCAGAATCAATCCAAGTAACACTGGCGCTAACCACCAAAACAATAGTGGGGTCAGATACCAAGTCAATGCACCCCAAAGAATTGCTAGCGTTGTAGCAGCCCAGGTACGTTTTATTGCTTCGGACCAAGGTACAGTTCTGCCTTCTCGACTTTGCGCATTCCAACTTACGTTTTTCCCTGCCAGCGCATTCAACACAAAGTAGGCGTGATATGCCATCATCAAAGGCGCGATTACAATTGCGACTACTATCTCTATCAATGTACTAATCACTAACGTTAGTGCACCACCAAACTCGTACCGACGGTATACAAGAGCATGGATTAGGCTCAAGAATTTAGGTCCTATAAGTAGTAATGCGGTTGCGAAAAGTAATGCAAATATGGAATCTGATTTATCTACTGGCCACGCTGGAAATAATTGATGAGGTGCGGTGAAAAACACATCATCAGAAGCAGCCCTAACGGTGGCGTCTATGGTGCTGAGCAACAGCAAAACAAACCATACTAATGAAGAAACGTAAGCGAATGCACCTAATACAAAATGTAATTTACTGATATTTTGCAAGCCTTCCGTTCGGAGTAATCCCAAATGTTGTAGGTTGCCTTGAACCCAACGTCGATCGCGGGTTGCATAGTCAATGATATTACTCGGTACCTCTTCATAACTACCTTCTAGGTCAGCTAATAGATAGACATGCCAACCAGCTCGCCTTAGTAGCGCAGCTTCAACAAAATCATGGCTTAAGATTTCCCCACCAAAGGGGACGTCACCCGGAAGATGCGGTAAACCACAGGACGCCATAAAAGCATCAATCCGAATAATTGCATTGTGTCCCCAATAATTGGCAGTGTCTGTTTGCCAAAATGCCTGGCCTGCAGCTAAAGTAGGGCAATACAAACTA harbors:
- the mdoH gene encoding glucans biosynthesis glucosyltransferase MdoH, with amino-acid sequence MSTSTNEHFIKASAKTARKYSYAFLVLATAIVGGWAMTDIFSVDGFTAIEIVLLFLFTLTFVWISAAFWSAIIGFTLLMLRRDPVTLKQALRKNQAGSLDPNQRQAIIMPVYNEDTNRIMSGFEACIKEIEKSGSLQYFDFYMLSDTQQKPLIEAELVAWNKLTARMGNEVASHMFYRRREKNVNRKVGNVADFCERWGANYQSMIVLDADSLMTAESMLTLVKTLQSNPKAGLIQTVPIPIRQNTLFGRFLQFASSLYCPTLAAGQAFWQTDTANYWGHNAIIRIDAFMASCGLPHLPGDVPFGGEILSHDFVEAALLRRAGWHVYLLADLEGSYEEVPSNIIDYATRDRRWVQGNLQHLGLLRTEGLQNISKLHFVLGAFAYVSSLVWFVLLLLSTIDATVRAASDDVFFTAPHQLFPAWPVDKSDSIFALLFATALLLIGPKFLSLIHALVYRRYEFGGALTLVISTLIEIVVAIVIAPLMMAYHAYFVLNALAGKNVSWNAQSREGRTVPWSEAIKRTWAATTLAILWGALTWYLTPLLFWWLAPVLLGLILGAPIIHYSSSLKLGIMSRKYGVFICPCEVIEQPVTKSLRLSLSNLDKQSRYNKTVPELPPERWTSMPIQELRPTKKAGLKHGQSITNE